In a single window of the Nicotiana tomentosiformis chromosome 8, ASM39032v3, whole genome shotgun sequence genome:
- the LOC104120644 gene encoding uncharacterized protein, which produces MTNPEDHMTHYVTAVKVNDLVKEQVSSILLKKFGETLMGGALTWYSQLPARSIETFEEMADKLVTTHAGAKKTEARVNDIFSIKQSLGEGIRDFLARFNRIRMTLPNVSEGMEVASFQNGLSREGLRATRKVLSRLMKYPPTTWDEILNAYCVEVRADEDDLNGATHRITSVQAESRKERRDSTRRDHSIPQPNKERHQPYVRAAVTPSLHYEEGSSRPRTGTYPNEREIVYALEKLGMKVKCLQKMRSNPNTRKFDALCEFHQECGHKTEDCIALKQEVVNMLRQGHLKELLSDKGRSNFARGREHQGLPKPPLPARTINIIIGGSDEPLSTA; this is translated from the exons ATGACCAATCCTGAAGATCATATGACTCACtacgtcaccgccgtgaaagTCAATGACCTCGTCAAGGAACAAGTGTCCTCCATTTTGCTGAAGAAGTTTGGTGAAACCCTCATGggaggggcattaacatggtattcgcaACTACCAGCCCGCTCCATAGAAACTTTTGAAGAAATGGCCGATAAGCTCGTAACCACCCATGCCGGAGCCAAGAAGACCGAGGCGAGAgtaaatgacatattttctattaAGCAATCCTTGGGAGAGGGAATAAGGGATTTTCTCGCCCGATTCAATAGAATAAGGATGACTCTGCCAAACGTATCCGAAGGGATGGAAGTCGCATCTTTTCAGAACGGGCTGAGTAGAGAGGGTTTAAGAGCAACTAGAAAAGTGTTGAGCCGATTGATGAAgtatcctccaaccacttgggatgaaatccTTAATGCTTACTGTGTCGAGGTCCGAGCAGATGAGGACGATCTCAACGGAGCAACTCACCGGATAACCTCGGTACAAGCCGAATCTAGAAAAGAACGAAGAGACAGTACTAGAAGAGATCATTCGATTCCGCAACCTAACAAGGAACGGCACCAACCATATGTCAGGGCGGCTGTCACACCCTCCCTCCACTATGAAGAAGGCTCGTCCAGACCAAGGACAGGGACTTATCcgaatgaaagag aaatagtctacgcTCTTGAGAAACTCGGAATGAAAGTGAAGTGTCTGCAAAAGATGAGATCAAATCCGAACACCAGAAAGTTCGACGCCCTCTGTGAGTTCCACCAGGAATGCGGGCACAAAacagaagattgcatcgcccttaaACAGGAAGTCGTAAACATGTTACGGCAAGGGCACCTCAAAGAGTTGTTAAGCGATAAGGGGAGGTCCAACTTCGCCAGAGGACGTGAACATCAAGGCTTGCCGAAGCCGCCATTGCCAGCTCGTACCATCAACATAATCATTGGCGGCAGCGACGAGCCTCTATCAACGGCATAA